In the genome of candidate division KSB1 bacterium, one region contains:
- a CDS encoding tetratricopeptide repeat protein, which yields MPKKLSSKKTQPARNDYQPVLAKLATLLKQSERGPEANSEAFVDLAYSMEKLTRKILADEDKQKSAAHFKLAVDNLKKFAHIRHDEAQELNLCYSAGQTYALLGLMEEAEENYEQALKISEKLNDHKTHANSLRQLGNLKLRQSRWKEAIACFEHSYKICQDNGEPLQEAYALNSLAAAHFHTASWRKMEEACDHARAIAERLNDDDLTACVYNNLGAMYNLQGQWDKALAALHKSLPLFEKLGDLRGLAETYNNLATTYRDKEFWHEAGKYYAKSLELARQAGDTVVEAQVTLNRVELYLLMHDLDMAEKQSQIALRAFHGLGHKSGEADACRLLGVVYTRRENWGLARKYLDEALQLSTHHNNRLGLAETHKSYAEFWQARGNKKSALKHLQKAIEHYKSLKAQREVKKLERMSQELKAADNLNS from the coding sequence ATGCCCAAAAAGCTTTCTTCAAAAAAGACCCAGCCAGCCAGGAACGACTACCAACCGGTTCTGGCCAAACTGGCGACGCTGCTGAAACAATCAGAGCGTGGTCCGGAAGCAAACTCGGAGGCTTTCGTCGACTTGGCATATAGCATGGAGAAGCTGACGCGCAAAATACTCGCCGACGAGGACAAGCAAAAAAGCGCGGCTCATTTTAAACTGGCGGTAGACAATTTGAAAAAATTCGCTCACATCAGGCATGACGAAGCGCAAGAGCTGAACCTCTGCTATAGCGCGGGACAAACTTATGCCTTGCTTGGGCTGATGGAGGAAGCGGAAGAGAATTATGAACAAGCGCTCAAGATCAGCGAGAAGCTCAACGATCATAAAACGCATGCCAATTCCTTGCGTCAGCTCGGCAATCTCAAGCTGCGGCAGAGCCGATGGAAGGAAGCCATTGCCTGTTTCGAGCACAGCTACAAAATCTGCCAGGACAACGGCGAGCCGCTGCAGGAAGCTTATGCCCTGAACAGTCTGGCGGCAGCGCATTTCCACACCGCCTCCTGGCGCAAAATGGAAGAGGCCTGCGACCACGCCCGCGCCATTGCCGAACGCCTGAACGACGACGATCTGACCGCCTGCGTTTACAACAACCTGGGCGCGATGTACAATCTGCAAGGCCAATGGGACAAGGCGCTGGCGGCGCTGCACAAAAGCCTGCCGCTGTTTGAAAAACTGGGTGATCTGCGCGGCCTGGCCGAGACCTACAACAATCTGGCGACGACCTATCGCGACAAGGAGTTTTGGCACGAGGCCGGCAAGTATTATGCGAAAAGCCTCGAGTTGGCACGCCAAGCCGGCGACACGGTGGTCGAAGCCCAGGTGACGCTGAATCGCGTCGAGCTTTATCTGCTGATGCACGATTTGGACATGGCCGAGAAGCAAAGCCAGATTGCCTTGCGGGCTTTTCACGGCCTCGGCCACAAATCCGGCGAAGCCGACGCCTGCCGCTTGCTCGGCGTGGTTTATACCCGCCGCGAAAATTGGGGCCTGGCGCGGAAATATCTGGATGAAGCGCTGCAGCTCAGCACGCATCACAACAACCGTCTCGGTCTGGCGGAAACGCATAAGAGCTACGCCGAATTTTGGCAGGCCCGGGGCAACAAAAAATCTGCACTGAAGCATCTGCAAAAAGCCATTGAGCATTATAAGTCGCTCAAGGCGCAACGCGAGGTCAAAAAATTGGAGAGGATGAGCCAGGAACTCAAGGCCGCCGATAACCTCAACAGTTAG
- a CDS encoding S8 family serine peptidase, with translation MKKSNKMSGKLQLLATLMFWVVLAAVGCQNLDQPLQSGKNPQGQQTSTLEKAGETSPAYVAGEMLVKLASGTPEAQRQFILNAVSGTIAEKILTRAMRNRGDHEGLTLVRTPMPVHVAINAIRRLAGVEYAEPNYYYTHDATSNDTYYTNGSLWGMYGDATSPANQYGSQAGEAWAAGNTGNASVYVGVIDEGVMDTHQDLAGQIWTNPFDPVDGVDNDGNGYKDDVHGWDFAGNNNSTYDGTADDHGTHVAGIIGAKGGNGLGVVGVCWNVKIIVAKFLGSKGGTTANAIKAVDYLTDLKTRHGLNIVATNNSWGGGSFSQGLYDAIERANAAGILFIAAAGNGGSDAVGDNNDATPYYPASYTNANIIAVAAITSTGAMASFSNYGATSVDLGAPGYGIYSTIPGSKNTYIYKSYNGTSMAAPHVTGAAALYAASHPGASAASIKSAILSSTVATSALAGKCVTGGRLNAGGF, from the coding sequence ATGAAAAAATCAAACAAAATGTCCGGAAAACTTCAACTGCTCGCAACGTTGATGTTTTGGGTCGTGTTGGCGGCGGTTGGCTGTCAAAATCTCGATCAACCGCTGCAATCCGGGAAGAATCCGCAAGGGCAGCAAACCTCGACCTTGGAAAAAGCCGGCGAAACTTCTCCGGCGTATGTGGCTGGTGAGATGCTGGTGAAGCTTGCCTCCGGTACACCGGAAGCACAACGTCAGTTTATTCTGAACGCTGTGAGCGGAACGATTGCCGAAAAAATCCTCACACGGGCGATGCGGAATCGAGGAGATCATGAAGGCTTAACCCTCGTGCGTACGCCGATGCCGGTTCATGTTGCGATCAATGCGATTCGCAGATTGGCCGGCGTCGAGTACGCAGAGCCGAATTATTATTACACTCATGACGCGACCTCGAACGACACGTATTATACCAACGGCTCGCTGTGGGGCATGTACGGCGACGCCACTTCGCCGGCCAATCAATACGGCAGCCAGGCAGGCGAGGCCTGGGCCGCCGGCAATACCGGAAATGCCAGCGTTTACGTCGGTGTGATTGACGAAGGGGTGATGGATACGCATCAGGATCTTGCCGGGCAAATTTGGACAAATCCCTTCGATCCGGTCGACGGTGTGGATAACGACGGCAATGGCTATAAAGATGATGTTCACGGATGGGACTTTGCTGGAAACAACAATTCCACCTACGACGGCACAGCCGATGATCACGGCACGCACGTCGCCGGCATCATCGGCGCCAAAGGCGGCAACGGCCTCGGCGTTGTTGGCGTTTGTTGGAACGTTAAGATCATCGTCGCCAAGTTTTTGGGCTCAAAAGGCGGCACGACGGCTAATGCGATCAAGGCGGTTGATTACCTGACCGATCTGAAAACCCGCCACGGCCTGAACATTGTCGCCACCAACAATTCCTGGGGCGGCGGCAGTTTTTCGCAAGGACTTTACGACGCGATCGAGCGCGCCAACGCGGCAGGGATTTTGTTCATTGCGGCGGCGGGCAACGGCGGCAGCGACGCTGTGGGTGATAATAACGACGCCACGCCGTATTATCCGGCGAGCTATACGAACGCCAATATTATTGCAGTCGCGGCGATCACCTCCACTGGCGCCATGGCGAGTTTCTCCAACTACGGCGCGACTTCGGTCGATCTTGGCGCGCCGGGCTATGGCATTTACTCAACCATTCCCGGCAGCAAAAATACCTACATCTATAAGTCGTACAACGGTACCTCGATGGCGGCGCCGCATGTAACCGGGGCGGCAGCGCTTTATGCTGCTTCGCATCCTGGGGCTTCCGCCGCGAGCATTAAAAGCGCCATTCTTTCGAGCACGGTGGCAACCAGCGCGCTGGCAGGCAAATGTGTAACCGGCGGCCGGCTGAATGCTGGCGGCTTTTGA
- a CDS encoding Ig-like domain-containing protein translates to MRFFCLLAVLMFLPACARQLPPPGGPEDRTPPQILSAAPQPNATRVSRSARPQFIFSEKVDHTSFEQAFFVSPTPSGEKKTRFRWRGKQVEIVFPDSLDAARTYVITIGTDVRDLRGNRFENALTLAFSTGDSIDTGEIHGKIFHDKRAGVLIMAYVLSAELPQPNPGRDAAAYLTQAGEKGDFSLSHLSDGRYRIFALEDRSGDRLYQHGEEPIGVPSRDVVLSPAHRVHRDLNLRLALADTIQPRLTSVSASDQTHLEMNFDEEVAPLDSLWERHLHIVSAAGEPLKVFAAAAHPLDAKKFYALTAPQQAVTYDLSFDQIADAAGNPLDSLSRRTQFSGSARPDTIRPRLVKITPADSSRNVPVTSSLELIFSEMMANSPGLINFSQKKIAAPAWPLAMLDSTGKAVKGKGVWLNPFQFRFQPDSLLKSRAQYFAKISADSAFDPSGNAIFDTLKQITFWTMNADTLTAISGKLADAQPDATGTVHLSLKQVGAFRSSSLGAAPAASRSGPEYSLRLAAPGPYRFDHILPGLYQLSAFRDANNNGRYDYGAAFPFVPAERFMVWPDTMQVRPRWPNEGNDFVIP, encoded by the coding sequence ATGAGATTTTTTTGCTTGCTCGCCGTCTTGATGTTTTTGCCCGCCTGCGCCCGCCAACTTCCGCCTCCCGGCGGCCCGGAAGATCGAACGCCGCCACAAATTCTTTCTGCCGCCCCGCAACCGAACGCCACGCGCGTTTCGCGCTCAGCCCGCCCCCAATTCATTTTTAGCGAGAAGGTCGATCACACCAGTTTCGAGCAAGCCTTTTTTGTTTCCCCGACGCCGAGCGGTGAAAAGAAAACGCGTTTTCGCTGGCGCGGCAAGCAGGTCGAAATCGTGTTTCCCGATTCTCTTGACGCGGCGCGCACGTATGTCATCACCATCGGCACCGACGTGCGCGATCTGCGCGGCAACCGCTTTGAAAACGCGTTGACGCTGGCCTTCAGCACCGGCGACAGCATCGACACCGGCGAGATTCACGGCAAGATTTTTCACGACAAACGCGCCGGCGTTTTGATCATGGCCTACGTGCTGTCTGCGGAGTTGCCGCAGCCCAATCCGGGCCGCGACGCGGCCGCTTATCTCACGCAAGCCGGTGAAAAAGGCGATTTCTCGCTCTCACATCTCAGCGACGGCCGCTATCGCATTTTCGCGCTGGAAGATCGCAGCGGCGACCGTCTCTATCAGCACGGCGAAGAACCCATCGGCGTGCCGAGCCGCGATGTCGTTCTCTCGCCGGCGCATCGTGTACATCGTGATTTGAATTTGCGGCTGGCGCTGGCCGACACCATTCAACCGCGATTGACTTCGGTCTCGGCATCGGATCAAACGCATCTCGAAATGAATTTTGATGAAGAGGTCGCCCCCCTCGATTCACTGTGGGAAAGGCACCTCCATATTGTGAGCGCAGCGGGTGAACCGTTAAAAGTTTTTGCGGCGGCGGCTCATCCGCTCGATGCAAAAAAGTTTTACGCCTTGACCGCGCCGCAGCAAGCTGTGACTTACGACTTATCTTTTGATCAAATTGCCGATGCGGCGGGAAACCCATTGGATTCATTGTCCCGGCGAACGCAGTTTTCCGGCAGCGCCAGGCCGGATACGATTCGTCCGCGCCTCGTCAAAATCACGCCGGCGGATAGCAGCCGTAATGTGCCGGTGACGAGTTCTCTCGAGCTGATTTTTTCGGAGATGATGGCAAACTCCCCGGGGCTGATTAATTTTTCTCAAAAGAAAATCGCCGCACCAGCCTGGCCGCTGGCGATGCTGGATTCAACCGGCAAGGCGGTGAAAGGCAAGGGCGTTTGGCTGAATCCGTTTCAATTTCGTTTCCAGCCCGATTCGTTGCTGAAAAGCCGCGCGCAATATTTTGCAAAAATTTCGGCGGATTCGGCTTTCGATCCGAGCGGCAACGCGATTTTCGATACGCTCAAGCAAATTACTTTTTGGACGATGAATGCGGACACACTGACTGCGATCAGCGGCAAGCTCGCTGATGCGCAACCGGACGCAACCGGAACGGTGCATCTCAGCTTAAAGCAAGTCGGGGCTTTTAGGAGTTCTTCATTGGGCGCGGCGCCTGCCGCGTCGCGTTCCGGGCCGGAGTATTCGTTGAGGCTGGCCGCGCCCGGGCCTTATCGTTTCGATCACATTTTGCCGGGGCTTTATCAGCTCAGCGCTTTTCGCGACGCCAACAACAACGGGCGCTACGATTATGGCGCGGCCTTTCCGTTCGTTCCGGCGGAACGCTTCATGGTTTGGCCGGACACGATGCAAGTTCGCCCGCGCTGGCCGAACGAGGGAAATGATTTTGTGATACCGTAA
- the malQ gene encoding 4-alpha-glucanotransferase translates to MKNRGSGILLHITSLPSAFGIGDLGPAAYRFADFLVEANQCFWQILPLSPTCAAMGHSPYSSHSAFAGNPLLISPELLVQEGYLRSADVSKPPFFPANYVDFETVISHKKKLLQTAWERSQKRLRNDPEFSHFCHEHATWLDDFSLFMALKEHFDEMDWGNWPPELRDRDEPALATARKKFQNKIRQEKFVQYLFYRQWFALKNYCKSRNLQFIGDLPIYVSYDSADVWANPQFFKLNEEKKPLGVAGVPPDYFSATGQLWGNPVYRWEALKATRYAWWTKRLEHNLRLFDVIRLDHFRGFVAFWEVPAGEETAVNGKWVQAPVEDFFKTLFRHFPSLNIIAEDLGEITSDVREMIHRFDLPGMRVLMFAFGEDSAASIHAPHNYPENCVVYTGTHDNNTIKGWFKNETSPADRRRLADYLGREVTEKTAPRELIRLLMSSVAKIVIIPMQDILGLGEKTRMNFPGKPGGNWGWRLRREQLTPALTKRLAAMTQIYGRV, encoded by the coding sequence ATGAAAAACCGCGGAAGCGGTATCCTGCTTCATATCACTTCCCTGCCGTCGGCTTTTGGAATCGGCGATCTCGGCCCGGCGGCATATCGTTTTGCCGATTTTCTGGTCGAGGCCAACCAATGCTTTTGGCAAATTCTGCCGCTGAGTCCGACCTGCGCAGCAATGGGCCACTCTCCCTATAGCAGCCATTCCGCCTTTGCCGGAAATCCCTTGCTTATCAGCCCGGAGTTGTTGGTGCAGGAGGGGTATCTCAGATCGGCGGACGTTTCCAAACCGCCGTTTTTTCCGGCGAATTATGTTGATTTTGAAACCGTGATTTCTCATAAGAAAAAACTGCTGCAAACCGCCTGGGAGAGAAGCCAAAAACGTTTGCGCAACGACCCGGAGTTTTCGCATTTTTGTCATGAACACGCGACGTGGCTCGATGATTTTTCGCTGTTCATGGCGCTGAAAGAGCATTTCGATGAAATGGATTGGGGCAACTGGCCGCCGGAATTGCGCGATCGCGACGAGCCCGCGCTGGCAACAGCGCGAAAAAAATTTCAAAATAAAATCCGTCAGGAAAAGTTTGTTCAATACTTGTTTTACCGGCAGTGGTTCGCGCTCAAGAATTATTGCAAAAGCCGCAATCTCCAGTTTATCGGCGATCTGCCGATTTATGTGAGCTATGACAGCGCCGACGTGTGGGCCAATCCGCAGTTCTTTAAATTGAATGAAGAAAAGAAGCCGCTGGGCGTCGCCGGCGTGCCGCCGGATTATTTTAGCGCCACCGGACAGCTTTGGGGCAACCCGGTTTATCGCTGGGAGGCGCTCAAAGCCACGCGCTACGCCTGGTGGACGAAGCGTTTGGAGCACAATCTTCGGCTCTTCGACGTCATCCGGCTCGACCATTTCCGCGGGTTTGTGGCGTTTTGGGAAGTTCCCGCCGGTGAAGAAACCGCGGTCAACGGCAAATGGGTGCAGGCGCCGGTCGAAGATTTTTTCAAAACTTTGTTCCGCCATTTTCCCAGCTTGAATATTATCGCTGAAGATTTGGGCGAGATCACGTCGGATGTTCGTGAAATGATTCATCGTTTTGATCTGCCGGGCATGCGCGTGCTCATGTTTGCTTTTGGCGAAGACAGTGCCGCGAGCATTCATGCGCCGCACAATTATCCGGAAAATTGCGTCGTCTACACCGGCACGCACGACAACAACACCATCAAGGGCTGGTTCAAGAACGAAACCAGCCCGGCCGATCGCCGGCGGCTGGCCGATTATCTCGGCCGCGAAGTGACCGAGAAAACCGCGCCACGTGAGCTGATTCGGCTGCTCATGTCGTCGGTCGCCAAAATCGTGATCATTCCGATGCAGGATATTCTGGGCCTCGGCGAAAAGACGAGAATGAATTTCCCCGGCAAACCCGGCGGCAATTGGGGCTGGCGGCTTCGCCGCGAGCAATTGACCCCGGCACTGACGAAAAGACTCGCCGCCATGACTCAAATTTATGGAAGAGTGTAA